In one Methanobrevibacter arboriphilus genomic region, the following are encoded:
- a CDS encoding tyrosine--tRNA ligase, with the protein MDINGKIGLIKKGTLEIINLEELKEKLEKSHPIAYTGYEPSGKIHLGHAITVMKLKQLQELGFKIKILLADYHAYLNGKGTIEEIEKTAKYNEKCFKALGLSENTEFVLGSSFQTKPEYTDKIYNLATITTLVRAKRSMDKVSRSSENPKVADAMYPLMQIADMVALNVDVALGGMEQRKIQMLARENLPKINKTPPVCIHTPLLHGLDGDEKMSSSKGNFIAIDDSESEIRKKINKSFCPMKEIEGNPIIELATHFIFTNQNKIIIERPEKFGGNLKLTEKELVDIYAAGELHPMDLKNAVSSFLISYLASVREYMENN; encoded by the coding sequence ATGGATATTAATGGAAAAATAGGCCTAATAAAAAAAGGAACACTAGAAATAATTAATCTTGAAGAGTTAAAAGAAAAACTTGAGAAAAGCCATCCAATTGCATATACTGGTTATGAACCTTCTGGAAAAATCCATTTAGGCCATGCTATTACTGTAATGAAATTAAAACAATTACAAGAATTAGGATTTAAAATAAAAATCCTTTTAGCAGACTATCATGCATACTTAAATGGAAAAGGCACTATTGAAGAAATAGAAAAAACAGCTAAATATAATGAAAAATGTTTTAAAGCATTGGGATTAAGTGAAAATACTGAATTTGTTTTAGGTTCAAGTTTCCAAACAAAGCCAGAATATACTGATAAAATTTATAATTTAGCTACAATTACAACATTAGTGAGAGCAAAAAGAAGTATGGATAAAGTAAGTAGAAGTAGTGAAAATCCAAAAGTTGCAGATGCTATGTATCCATTAATGCAAATAGCTGATATGGTTGCTTTAAATGTTGATGTTGCATTAGGTGGAATGGAACAAAGAAAAATACAAATGTTAGCTAGAGAAAATCTTCCAAAAATAAATAAAACTCCTCCAGTATGTATACACACACCTCTTCTCCATGGTTTAGATGGCGATGAAAAAATGTCAAGTAGTAAAGGTAATTTCATAGCTATTGATGATAGTGAATCAGAAATAAGGAAAAAAATAAATAAAAGCTTCTGTCCAATGAAAGAAATTGAAGGAAATCCAATCATCGAACTGGCTACACACTTTATTTTTACAAATCAAAATAAAATAATTATTGAAAGGCCTGAAAAGTTTGGTGGAAATTTAAAGTTGACAGAAAAAGAATTAGTTGATATATATGCCGCTGGTGAACTTCATCCTATGGATTTAAAAAATGCTGTTAGTTCATTCTTAATAAGTTATTTAGCTAGTGTTCGAGAATACATGGAAAATAATTGA
- a CDS encoding metallophosphoesterase has product MIIGLISDTHIPDRADKIPITVLEAFKKVDLIIHAGDLTSIRVKKELEKVAPVLAVQGNMDRYNNLELPKSIKKNIEGIQIGVKHGEVYPKGDTQQLYYIAKELDVDVLISGHTHQASIEKIDEILLLNPGSPTAPRLTDPTVMIMKIENGEIDVEIKKIGKPVCSALNFEKK; this is encoded by the coding sequence ATGATAATTGGATTAATCTCAGATACACATATTCCAGACAGAGCAGATAAAATTCCTATAACTGTATTAGAAGCCTTTAAAAAAGTTGATCTTATAATACATGCAGGAGACTTAACTTCAATTAGAGTGAAAAAAGAATTAGAAAAAGTTGCTCCAGTATTAGCAGTTCAAGGAAATATGGATAGATATAACAACTTAGAACTCCCTAAAAGCATAAAAAAGAACATTGAAGGAATTCAGATTGGAGTTAAACATGGAGAAGTTTATCCAAAAGGAGATACACAGCAATTATATTACATAGCTAAAGAATTAGATGTTGATGTATTAATAAGTGGGCACACACATCAAGCATCTATAGAAAAAATTGATGAGATACTCCTTTTAAATCCAGGAAGCCCAACTGCACCAAGACTAACTGATCCAACAGTAATGATAATGAAAATTGAAAATGGAGAAATTGATGTAGAAATAAAAAAAATTGGAAAGCCAGTTTGCTCTGCACTAAATTTCGAAAAAAAATAA
- a CDS encoding formate/nitrite transporter family protein has protein sequence MSSSFKSPVDTAKVIEGIAELKEKSPLGNIIILSFLAGAYVAFGGMLAEIVTGGMSAAGFPPGLIKLFFGAVFPVGLMLVIIAGSELFTGNVMYMTVGVLSGKSTFSGLTKNWIISWVFNFIGAIFVAYVFGYLTGILTAEPYMTNALTIAQTKSLGGAEFIASGKAIVSITWDQAFLRGIACNWLVCLAVYLALASDDIIGKIFGIWFPIMAFAALGFEHSVANMFFIPIGIILDKVTWYQFIVNNLVPVTIGNIIGGAIFVGVLYWYVYLRDK, from the coding sequence ATGAGTTCATCTTTCAAAAGTCCTGTTGATACTGCTAAAGTTATTGAAGGTATTGCAGAGCTAAAAGAGAAATCTCCATTAGGCAATATTATTATTTTAAGTTTTCTTGCTGGTGCTTACGTTGCTTTTGGAGGTATGTTAGCAGAAATTGTCACGGGAGGCATGTCAGCAGCAGGATTTCCACCAGGGTTGATAAAACTATTCTTTGGAGCTGTGTTTCCAGTTGGATTAATGCTTGTTATTATAGCAGGTTCTGAACTTTTCACAGGTAATGTTATGTATATGACTGTTGGAGTATTATCCGGAAAGTCTACCTTTTCTGGTTTAACTAAAAATTGGATTATTAGTTGGGTTTTTAATTTTATAGGTGCTATTTTTGTAGCTTATGTTTTTGGATATCTTACAGGAATTTTAACAGCAGAACCTTATATGACAAATGCATTAACAATTGCTCAGACTAAATCATTAGGAGGAGCAGAATTTATTGCTTCAGGAAAAGCTATAGTATCTATAACATGGGATCAAGCATTTTTAAGAGGTATTGCTTGTAATTGGCTAGTTTGTTTAGCTGTTTACTTAGCGCTTGCTTCTGATGATATTATAGGAAAAATCTTTGGTATTTGGTTTCCTATAATGGCATTTGCAGCACTTGGATTTGAACATAGTGTTGCAAACATGTTTTTCATTCCTATTGGTATTATTTTGGATAAAGTTACTTGGTATCAATTTATAGTTAATAATCTGGTTCCAGTTACAATTGGCAATATAATTGGTGGGGCTATTTTTGTTGGTGTTTTATACTGGTATGTTTATCTTCGAGATAAATAA
- the mcm gene encoding minichromosome maintenance protein MCM, with product MSSTDKSKTSITKFEEFFSTKYKDDVFKVLEKYPDNRSLIIDYIDLEMFDPDLADLLIEKPDDVLLASAKAVKNIDPLMKDADLNIRLENLTNLIQLKHLLSKYIGKFVSVEGIVRKTDEIRPRIETGVFECRGCMRLHEVEQTNTNTIVEPSLCTECGGRSFRLLQEESRYIDTQTARVQEPLENLSGGTEPKQILIILEDDLVDVLNPGDKVIITGTLKTFREERSGKFKNYIYANFIKPQEEEFEELEISEEDEEKIIELSKDPNIHEKIIRSTAPSIKGYRQVKEAIALQLFGGAAKELEDKTRLRGDIHILIVGDPGIGKSQMLKYVSKLAPRSIYTSGKGTTGAGLTAAAVRDELGGWSLEAGALVLGDKGNVCVDELDKMRSEDRSALHEALEQQTISIAKAGIMATLNSRCSVLAAANPKFGRFDRYKSVAEQIDLPSPILSRFDLTFVVEDKPNVENDRELAQHILKIHQEDSVTYEIEPELLRKYIAYARKNIVPKLTDESNKVLEDFYVDMRSGAIDEDAPVPITARQLEAIIRLAEASAKIKLKDFVEEEDAKRAIALQMACLKEVGYDPETGKIDVDMVEGRTPKSERDKLQRVVDEIKELQEEYGDQAPINVLTSNLVDQYGLSEEKVEEFIKQLKHKGVIFEPSNGYLKIV from the coding sequence ATGAGTTCAACTGATAAATCAAAAACTTCAATTACTAAATTTGAAGAATTTTTTTCTACAAAATATAAAGATGATGTTTTTAAAGTTTTAGAGAAGTATCCGGATAATAGGTCTTTAATAATCGATTATATAGATTTAGAAATGTTTGATCCAGATTTAGCTGATCTTTTAATAGAAAAACCTGATGATGTTCTACTTGCTTCAGCTAAGGCTGTAAAAAATATAGATCCATTGATGAAAGATGCGGATTTAAACATTAGATTAGAAAATCTCACTAATTTAATTCAGCTTAAACATTTGTTAAGTAAATATATTGGTAAATTTGTTTCTGTTGAAGGTATAGTTCGTAAAACTGATGAAATCCGTCCAAGAATTGAAACTGGTGTTTTTGAATGTAGGGGATGTATGAGACTTCATGAAGTTGAACAAACTAATACTAATACAATTGTTGAGCCTTCACTTTGTACTGAATGTGGAGGAAGATCATTTAGGCTTTTACAAGAAGAATCAAGGTATATAGATACTCAAACAGCTAGAGTTCAGGAGCCATTAGAGAATCTTTCTGGAGGAACTGAACCTAAACAAATTTTAATTATTCTTGAAGATGATTTGGTGGATGTTTTAAATCCTGGTGATAAAGTTATTATTACTGGAACTCTTAAAACATTTAGAGAAGAGAGAAGTGGTAAATTTAAAAATTATATTTATGCTAATTTTATTAAACCACAAGAAGAAGAATTTGAAGAGCTTGAAATTAGTGAAGAAGATGAAGAAAAGATTATTGAACTTTCAAAAGATCCAAATATTCATGAAAAGATAATTCGGTCTACTGCTCCGTCTATTAAAGGTTATAGACAAGTTAAAGAAGCTATTGCTCTTCAATTATTTGGTGGTGCAGCTAAAGAGCTTGAAGATAAAACACGATTGAGAGGAGACATTCATATTTTAATTGTTGGGGATCCGGGTATAGGTAAGTCTCAAATGCTAAAATATGTTTCAAAGCTTGCACCAAGAAGTATTTATACAAGTGGCAAAGGTACAACAGGTGCAGGTTTAACTGCTGCAGCTGTAAGAGATGAATTAGGTGGATGGTCTCTTGAAGCTGGGGCTCTTGTTTTAGGAGATAAAGGAAATGTTTGTGTTGATGAACTTGATAAAATGAGGTCAGAAGATAGGTCTGCACTTCATGAAGCTCTTGAACAGCAAACTATTAGTATAGCTAAGGCAGGTATAATGGCAACCTTAAATTCACGATGTTCTGTTCTTGCAGCAGCTAATCCTAAATTTGGAAGGTTTGATAGATATAAATCAGTTGCTGAACAAATTGATTTACCATCTCCTATTCTTTCAAGGTTTGATTTAACATTCGTTGTTGAAGATAAGCCAAATGTTGAAAATGATAGGGAGTTAGCTCAACACATTCTTAAAATACATCAAGAAGATTCTGTTACTTATGAAATTGAACCTGAACTTCTTAGAAAGTATATAGCCTATGCTAGAAAGAATATTGTTCCAAAACTTACTGATGAATCTAATAAAGTTCTTGAAGACTTTTATGTTGATATGAGAAGTGGTGCTATAGATGAAGATGCTCCAGTTCCAATAACAGCTCGACAATTAGAGGCTATTATTCGTTTAGCAGAAGCAAGTGCAAAAATTAAGCTTAAAGACTTTGTTGAAGAAGAAGATGCTAAAAGAGCTATTGCATTGCAGATGGCTTGTTTAAAAGAAGTGGGTTATGATCCTGAAACTGGTAAAATTGATGTTGATATGGTTGAAGGTAGAACTCCTAAATCAGAAAGAGATAAACTTCAAAGAGTTGTTGATGAGATTAAGGAACTTCAAGAAGAATATGGTGATCAGGCTCCAATCAATGTTTTAACATCAAACCTTGTTGATCAGTATGGTTTAAGTGAAGAAAAAGTAGAGGAATTTATAAAACAGCTAAAGCATAAGGGAGTAATTTTTGAACCAAGTAATGGATATCTTAAGATAGTTTAA
- a CDS encoding translation initiation factor IF-2 subunit beta, with protein MEKYEDLLNRAIDQLPPEVFETKRFSVPKAYSVIQGNRTFIQNFKDIAEALNRDPQHLLKFLLRELGTAGNLEGGRAILQGKFTHFLINERIDEYIERFVMCHECNRPDTKIIREDRIFILKCAACGAKAPLKTL; from the coding sequence ATGGAAAAATATGAAGATTTATTAAATAGAGCTATAGATCAGCTCCCACCAGAAGTTTTTGAAACAAAAAGATTTAGTGTTCCAAAAGCATATTCTGTTATACAAGGAAATAGGACTTTCATTCAAAATTTTAAAGATATTGCTGAAGCTTTAAATAGAGACCCACAACATTTGTTAAAGTTTTTACTTAGAGAATTAGGTACAGCTGGAAACTTAGAAGGTGGAAGAGCTATATTACAAGGTAAATTCACACATTTCTTAATAAATGAAAGAATAGACGAATATATTGAAAGATTTGTAATGTGCCATGAGTGTAATAGGCCAGATACAAAAATCATAAGAGAAGATAGAATATTTATTCTTAAATGTGCAGCTTGCGGTGCTAAAGCTCCATTGAAAACATTATAA
- a CDS encoding 60S ribosomal export protein NMD3: protein MFCPECGNTESPIIEGICQNCFLKKISILKIPENIEVVVCAHCNAKFEEGKWKESEIPEEEIIYRALERSVNVDSHISHEKLAIELEIIQMRGTIAECYIEAEAEIFGEIIKQSFESEVRLLRNVCPNCSKQQSGYYESVVQFRADDRELTQDEMDKTDKIVDKTLNNRFYKDKLAYLVQKTKLKEGYDYYIGSYKSGKKIADAIKEEFGGIINESPRLISQDKSTGKGLYRIWILIRLPKFKKGDFVKYNDKYWEIMNIDGKRILIQDLDTFERIPLQWKEYENIEYIKEEKNIQTTTLISKSPLNMQILDPDDYTVVDIPIINGYFNEFNIGDEINVIKIENQLYILQTEK, encoded by the coding sequence ATGTTTTGTCCTGAATGTGGTAATACAGAAAGTCCAATAATCGAAGGAATATGTCAAAACTGTTTTTTAAAAAAAATTTCAATATTAAAAATTCCTGAAAATATTGAAGTTGTTGTTTGTGCTCATTGTAATGCGAAATTTGAAGAAGGAAAATGGAAAGAATCAGAAATTCCAGAAGAAGAGATAATTTACAGGGCTTTAGAAAGATCAGTCAATGTGGATTCTCATATAAGTCATGAAAAATTAGCAATTGAACTTGAAATTATACAAATGAGAGGAACAATAGCTGAATGTTACATTGAAGCTGAAGCTGAAATATTTGGAGAAATTATAAAACAATCCTTTGAAAGTGAAGTTAGATTATTAAGAAATGTTTGTCCCAATTGTAGTAAACAACAATCAGGATATTATGAATCAGTTGTTCAATTTAGAGCTGATGATCGTGAATTAACACAAGATGAAATGGATAAAACTGACAAAATTGTTGATAAAACTTTAAATAATAGATTTTATAAAGATAAATTAGCATATTTAGTTCAAAAAACAAAATTAAAGGAAGGATATGATTATTACATTGGTTCCTATAAATCTGGAAAGAAAATAGCTGATGCCATAAAAGAAGAGTTTGGAGGGATAATAAACGAGTCTCCAAGACTTATTAGTCAAGATAAATCAACAGGAAAAGGTTTATATAGAATATGGATTTTAATTCGTCTTCCTAAATTTAAAAAAGGAGATTTTGTAAAATATAATGATAAATATTGGGAAATTATGAATATTGATGGTAAAAGAATTCTTATTCAAGATTTAGATACGTTTGAGAGAATACCTTTACAATGGAAAGAGTATGAAAATATTGAATATATTAAAGAAGAGAAAAATATTCAGACAACTACATTAATATCAAAATCCCCTTTAAACATGCAAATTTTAGATCCAGATGATTATACTGTGGTTGATATCCCTATAATCAATGGATATTTTAATGAATTTAATATTGGAGATGAAATAAATGTTATAAAAATTGAAAATCAGTTATATATTCTCCAAACTGAAAAATAA
- the tmk gene encoding dTMP kinase, whose translation MYIVLEGIDGAGKTTQINALKKWLEDSGIEVESIVEPTDSDIGKLIREMLRKPNATKENIQKTLGLLFAADRILLMDKIANEEYCNKIIISDRSFYSSLAYQEPSDWIYEINKYAKRPDLVLLLDINVNLAIERCSGEDEFEKKYFLSNVKNKYLDLANDNDNFRIINANNGPNKVQSDIRKLIAPFLGICVSGID comes from the coding sequence ATGTATATAGTTTTAGAAGGTATTGATGGAGCTGGAAAAACTACCCAAATTAATGCTCTTAAAAAATGGTTAGAAGATTCTGGAATTGAAGTAGAATCAATTGTTGAGCCTACAGATTCTGATATTGGGAAATTAATTAGAGAAATGCTCAGGAAACCAAATGCTACAAAAGAAAATATTCAAAAAACTCTTGGTTTGTTGTTTGCAGCTGATCGTATCTTATTAATGGATAAGATAGCTAATGAAGAATATTGTAATAAAATTATAATTAGTGATAGGTCTTTTTATTCAAGTTTAGCATATCAAGAACCATCAGATTGGATTTATGAAATAAATAAATATGCAAAAAGACCAGATTTAGTTCTTCTCTTAGATATAAATGTTAATTTAGCTATTGAGAGATGTTCTGGTGAAGATGAATTTGAAAAAAAGTATTTTTTATCTAATGTTAAAAATAAATATTTAGATTTAGCTAATGATAATGATAATTTCAGAATTATAAATGCAAATAATGGTCCTAATAAAGTTCAATCAGATATTAGAAAGTTAATTGCTCCTTTTCTTGGGATTTGTGTTAGTGGGATTGATTAA
- a CDS encoding MutS-related protein, which translates to MSENSRKNSCKNSYKNGVQKADLHNVNGVGDKLAEKIYKSVGGEEELQKIVKSLDLESLINIEGISQRKAIEIMNQLLGNPTQEFLKSERAVQLYEEIIQKIISYSNTKYSENRILLLSPSKDKSLIENNVDFVMNAKEKVSKLPIIKLRGLMKNLDIPKEVRPDYDPSKAILVESDEDNDYLMDLGFNQYYPIINASSSSMLEEEIRSYELIFYVYSEGFIEVNEMNNSIMISKEAPEHEIVPELILDYFNKNIDLFNRVSEIRKILNEKTILEDISPILDEVNSLKKRDVDIDKVVNSVKAILDEELRLSIKEIDLEGDEVLDLLNNAMPPKIEKIFDDIITKGKQNIKTETGIDFDPFLRQYPLELDENELERIKLMQNSEKENDLFDKKITAANYLASIKNQAIEEVKETLEFDYEFTLGSFAYEYDLMPATLGNDFKLEETLHLELGLENGDYIQRIDYNLGDNDNVALLTGANSGGKTTLLETIAQISIMAQMGLPVCAKNAEVKLLDEIYHFSKKRSLDAGAFESFLNVFMPIVTTDSEKLVLLDELEGITELEAAVKIISSFIEMIKDSNSYAIIVTHMAKELMTYADVRVDGIEAKGLDENYNLIVDRTPKMNCLARSTPEFILKRIYENSEGKMKEVYGEILKKF; encoded by the coding sequence ATGAGTGAAAACAGTCGTAAAAACAGCTGTAAAAACAGCTATAAAAATGGAGTTCAAAAAGCGGATTTGCATAATGTCAATGGTGTTGGGGATAAATTAGCTGAAAAAATATATAAATCAGTTGGAGGGGAGGAAGAATTACAAAAAATTGTAAAAAGTCTTGATTTAGAAAGTCTAATAAATATTGAAGGTATAAGTCAAAGAAAGGCAATTGAAATAATGAATCAATTACTTGGAAATCCTACACAAGAATTTTTAAAAAGTGAACGTGCAGTTCAATTATATGAAGAAATAATTCAAAAGATTATATCTTATTCTAACACTAAATATTCAGAAAATAGAATTCTCTTATTATCTCCTTCTAAAGATAAATCTTTGATTGAAAATAATGTTGATTTTGTAATGAATGCAAAAGAAAAAGTTTCAAAATTACCTATTATAAAACTTAGAGGATTAATGAAGAATTTGGATATTCCAAAAGAAGTTCGACCAGATTATGATCCAAGTAAAGCTATTCTTGTGGAAAGTGATGAAGATAATGATTATTTAATGGATTTAGGGTTTAATCAATATTATCCAATAATTAATGCTTCTTCATCATCTATGCTTGAAGAAGAGATCCGTAGCTATGAACTAATATTTTATGTATATAGCGAAGGTTTTATTGAAGTTAATGAAATGAACAATTCAATCATGATTAGTAAAGAAGCTCCTGAACATGAAATTGTTCCAGAATTAATCCTTGATTATTTTAATAAAAATATAGATCTTTTTAATAGGGTAAGTGAAATTAGAAAAATTCTTAATGAAAAGACAATTCTTGAAGATATAAGTCCTATTTTGGATGAAGTTAACTCTCTTAAAAAAAGAGATGTTGATATTGATAAAGTTGTAAATTCTGTTAAAGCTATACTAGATGAAGAACTTAGACTTTCAATTAAAGAAATTGATCTTGAGGGTGATGAAGTATTAGATCTTTTAAATAATGCAATGCCTCCTAAAATTGAGAAAATATTTGATGATATTATAACTAAAGGTAAACAAAATATTAAAACAGAAACTGGCATTGATTTTGATCCTTTTTTAAGACAATATCCTCTTGAGCTTGATGAAAATGAGTTAGAAAGGATAAAACTTATGCAAAATTCAGAAAAAGAAAATGACTTGTTTGATAAAAAAATTACTGCAGCTAATTATTTAGCTAGTATAAAGAATCAAGCAATAGAGGAAGTCAAGGAAACTTTAGAATTTGATTATGAGTTTACGTTGGGCAGTTTTGCTTATGAGTATGATTTGATGCCTGCTACATTAGGGAATGATTTTAAACTTGAAGAAACTTTACATCTAGAGCTAGGTCTTGAAAATGGAGATTATATTCAAAGAATTGATTATAATTTAGGAGATAATGATAATGTAGCTCTTCTTACAGGAGCTAATAGTGGTGGAAAAACTACTTTACTTGAAACTATTGCCCAAATTTCTATTATGGCTCAAATGGGTCTTCCAGTATGTGCAAAAAATGCAGAAGTTAAATTGCTTGATGAAATTTATCACTTTTCAAAAAAGAGATCTTTAGATGCAGGTGCATTTGAATCATTTTTAAATGTTTTTATGCCAATTGTAACTACTGATAGTGAAAAATTAGTTCTTCTTGATGAACTTGAGGGAATAACTGAATTGGAAGCTGCTGTTAAAATTATTTCAAGTTTTATAGAGATGATCAAAGATTCTAACTCTTATGCAATAATAGTAACTCATATGGCTAAAGAATTGATGACTTATGCAGATGTTAGAGTTGATGGTATAGAAGCTAAAGGGCTTGATGAAAATTATAATTTGATAGTTGATAGAACTCCTAAAATGAATTGTTTAGCTAGGAGTACTCCTGAATTTATTTTAAAAAGAATTTATGAAAATTCAGAAGGTAAAATGAAAGAAGTTTATGGCGAAATTCTTAAAAAGTTCTAA
- a CDS encoding RlmE family RNA methyltransferase, producing the protein MGSKWQVEKKKDPYYKRAKGEDYRSRASFKLLQLDKKYKIIKKGSAVLDLGATPGGWSQIALEKVGEEGIVLGVDLQKIKPFPEKNFHFIRGDFTKKEVQEKMIDIMDGKADVIISDASPSLSGIKDVDHLRSIDLANSVISIADNILENNGNILIKVFQGEEFKNLIEELRKKFKVLKTTKPSSSRKKSSEMYVIGLKYKR; encoded by the coding sequence ATGGGAAGTAAATGGCAAGTAGAAAAAAAGAAGGATCCATACTATAAAAGAGCAAAAGGAGAAGATTATAGATCTCGTGCCTCTTTTAAATTATTACAATTAGATAAAAAATATAAAATAATTAAAAAAGGCAGTGCTGTTTTAGATTTAGGTGCAACACCTGGTGGTTGGTCACAAATAGCTCTTGAAAAGGTGGGTGAAGAGGGTATAGTATTAGGTGTAGATTTACAAAAAATTAAACCATTTCCTGAAAAAAATTTTCATTTTATAAGAGGAGACTTCACTAAAAAAGAAGTTCAAGAAAAAATGATTGATATTATGGATGGAAAAGCAGACGTAATAATTTCAGATGCATCACCATCACTTAGTGGTATAAAAGATGTAGACCACCTTCGTTCGATTGATTTAGCTAATTCAGTTATTAGTATAGCAGATAATATCCTTGAAAATAATGGAAATATACTTATAAAAGTATTCCAAGGTGAAGAATTTAAAAATTTAATTGAAGAACTTCGAAAAAAGTTCAAAGTTCTAAAAACAACCAAACCTTCTTCTTCACGGAAAAAAAGTTCTGAAATGTATGTAATTGGATTAAAATATAAACGGTGA